GTCAGGGGAGATAATGTTGTGTCTGTTGCATTGTTAGATTAAAGTATCAGTCGGGGGAGATAATGTTGTGTCTGTTGCATTGTTAGATTAAAGTATCAGTCGGGGGAGATAATGTTGTGTCTGTTGCATTGTTAGATTAAAGTATCAGTCGGGGGAGATAATGTTGTGTCTGTTGCATTGTTAGATTAAAGTATCAGTCGGGGGAGATAATGTTGTGTCTGTTGCATTGTTAGATTAAAGTATCAGTCGGGGGAGATAATGTTGTGTCTGTTGCATTGTTAGATTAAAGTATCAGTCGGGGGAGATAATGTTGTGTCTGTTGCATTGTTAGATTAAAGTATCAGTCGGGGGAGATAATGTTGTGTCTGTTGCATTGTTAGATTAAAGTATCAGTCGGGGGAGATAATGTTGTGTCTGTTGCATTGTTAGATTAAAGTATCAGTCAGGGGAGATAATGTTGTGTCTGTTGCATTGTTAGATTAAAGTATCAGTCAGGGGAGATAATGTTGTGTCTGTTGCATTGTTAGATTAAAGTATCAGTCGGGGGAGATAATGTTGTGTCTGTTGCATTGTTAGATTAAAGTATCAGTCGGGGGAGATAATGTTGTGTCTGTTGCATTGTTAGATTAAAGTATCAGTCGGGGGAGATAATGTTGTGTCTGTTGCATTGTTAGATTAAAGTATCAGTCGGGGGAGATAATGTTGTGTCTGTTGCATTGTTAGATTAAAGTATCAGTCGGGGGAGATAATGTTGTGTCTGTTGCATTGTTAGATTAAAGTATCAGTCAGGGGAGATAATGTTGTGTCTGTTGCATTGTTAGATTAAAGTATCAGTCAGGGGAGATAATGTTGTGTCTGTTGCATTGTTAGATTAAAGTATCAGTCGGGGGAGATAATGTTGTGTCTGTTGCATTGTTAGATTAAAGTATCAGTCGGGGGAGATAATGTTGTGTCTGTTGCATTGTTAGATTAAAGTATCAGTCAGGGGAGATAATGTTGTGTCTGTTGCATTGTTAGATTAAAGTATCAGTCAGGGGAGATAATGTTGTGTCTGTTGCATTGTTAGATTAAAGTATCAGTCAGGGGAGATAATGTTGTGTCTGTTGCATTGTTAGATTAAAGTATCAGTCGGGGGAGATAATGTTGTGTCTGTTGCATTGTTAGATTAAAGTATCAGTCAGGGGAGATAATGTTGTGTCTGTTGCATTGTTAGATTAAAGTATCAGTCGGGGGAGATAATGTTGTGTCTGTTGCATTGTTAGATTAAAGTATCAGTCGGGGGAGATAATGTTGTGTCTGTTGCATTGTTAGATTAAAGTATCAGTCAGGGGAGATAATGTTGTGTCTGTTGCATTGTTAGATTAAAGTATAATTTTATGAGAGTTCTGTTTCATGTTTAGTTAAAAACACCTCCATTGTgaattaaactaaactaaaacaAACCAGGTTCTCTCATGGCCAAGAGCCACACTTCCTGTCTGGTAAAATTGTAAACACTCAAATATCAACCTGATCTCCTTTAGAAATGGTTTCCAAGTTATTGCTCGGAAAcaacatttaataataataataataataattgcgTTTATACATCAGCCatctttttatcaatattctCCCTGTCATGTTAACCATATTGAAACTTTTTCATGCCCCACCTAGGGGTATTGCTTTCCAGTCTCTGCATTTGTATTagttaaggttaaagtttttggtcatggTAAATGAAGTTAtggatgaagttgaagtccaatcaacttgaaacctTAGTACAAATATTCCCTATGATAGGATCTTTCTAATGTTTATGCCAAATTACAGTTTTGACCCTAATTTTACAGGCctttgaacatagaaaatgatagagcAAGTGGAGCATACAAAAATGACATATTCTTGTTTCTTaaaaatatctaacatatttTACCTTAATTTAATGCTGTTCTTTAAAGGACCATAATTCCAGTATGGCTAAAGTAATAATCATCAATATTTATCCATTTGGTCATGATTGGCCACTGTACCATTCCAAATTCATAACTGGATTTCTGATTGAAAATCCAAATTAATAAaccaaaattacaatttttggtACCTGTGAATACCCTTTATAGTTGCTTTGTATCTTTTGTGTAGCTATTTCAACAGATTTTAAAGGGAAATTTAgcttagttttcttgtttgaattgttttacatttgtcatttcagggccttttatcatgtttatagcgGACTGCAGTATGGgcttgttaatttctgtgtcatttggtcgaattgtctcattggcaataataccgcatcttcttttttataaccacttgtcaaattcatgttcacctaTTTAACTCAAatctttatatttgatttatagcatattaaaacatatatccAAATTACAATAAGTCTAAAATACAGTTTTGAACAAAACATGTACTAGATAATTTATTTCAGAACTGCAAGTGTATTTCAGTGTAGAGAGTAAGACgtcatctaattaactatccaGATGACCTCCAAATACTACCCACTGTCACATAACCCATTATAAGCATACATAAATAGAAATAGATTGTGACCATGTGTAATTGGGTTTTATAGGTCTgttcaattttatgttaaagcttaaacaagagtgcacacactgaaatgtcttgccttctttactaaccattgatattttgttataagTCTTAAATATAAAGCTATACTTaaactatcacataaacttaacatgatccaagaaaatgcaGTCTAGGTCATATAAACCGaattagaaatacatgtataccttacaatcattcaatacactaagtatgtatatagttgacctattgcttatagtttctaagaCTTCACAAAGAAAAGCAAACACTGACCAATTATTGCTATGagccatgaaaattaggtcaaatTCAGATGAaacatgccaggcagacatgtgcGGAAcagcttacaatccttccatgcaacaaatatagttgacctattgcttagcatttaagaaaaacagaccaaaacacaaaactaaaCACTGACTCAGTGAGCAATAAAACCTAAGAAACTGAcatatacatcataaaatatttccatacacaaaatatagtagGCCTACCGGTAATCCATCTtgtactagaaaaaaaaaatctaaaaaaaattgactttgACAaccgaaccatgaaaatgaggtctaggtcagatgacacctgccagttggacatgtacaacTTGCAATCATTCTAAActccaaatatagtagacctattgcatacagtatacgAAAATCACACCAAAACTTGACTATAACCataaaaatgaagtcaaggGCAGATGACATCTGCAAGTTGGACATCCCTTACATtctttccatacaccaaatatactagacctattgcttatagtatctgagatatggacttcaTCACCAAACCTTAACCTTGTTAACTGATCAATTAAATGAGATAGAGGTCAAGTGAAACCTGTCCAACAGTCCTGATGACCTCacaaggtacacacataccaaatatagttatcctattactctTTAAGTTGTTTTGTAGTAACcaaaccatgaaattgaggtcaaggacaatggtcTTCAAACTTGTGACagacagaaacttcgtaacataaggcatctattAAGTTAGCTAATGTTGCCGCCcctggatcactatccctatgtcgagctttgtGTGACAAAAGTCCTCGAAACAACAAAGTTAATTATTCTTTTACCTGTATAGAAATGATTTATTGTGGATCTGATCTGTCAACAAAATGGTTAAGCTTTGTTTCACTTTAAATGTTGAtatctttcatttcttttaGTGGCTGAACATGACTAATGCATGCATAACCAATCTCTATCAGGTTTTAATTGAAAGTCGTATGAAAATGGATTCAATGAGATATTTCTctgcttattttgacaaattgtCTGCTAAAAACAATtcattatttcacttttaataaTGATTGAACCAAacgaaattatatatatttttttttcatattttgtagctagtgcccctttcaGAGTTCTAGTAGTTCTTATATTGTGCTTTTGCACCACTGTCCCATGTAAAGGGAGAGTTAAGGGCTCACAAATATGTTTGACCTTGCCACATTATCTTTGTCACAAGGCACaagtctgtaattcagtagttatAAATGgttgctgtgttttatttatttaggtTTTTCAGGTTTGAATTATTTAATCTATTATTTTGGAATCcttgtttattatgtttatatattattgagGTGAATTAGCCTTTGGAAATACATTAGCAGCAAATTGTTTGTTAATACTTTAACCCAACGGCATTTTTGCACCCATCTCAACATGctaaagtcaggagcctctaacTTTGTAGGTATTTTAACtgtagttcatttatatgttttggagttaatTATAACGTCCATTTTCTCTAAacaagtacacatttttgtttaggggctaaTTTAAGTCGCCTCCCTGTGCAGGATATtgttgctgtgttgaagacccatagGCGCCCTTCGACTGTTTTCTTGCTCTTTTGTTtcgttgttgtctctttgacacattccccatttccattctcaattttattattatttatctaAGCAACAGACATTGagtataaaattttattcacaATGTACTGAAGAATTCATTTGACATCAATAAGGTTGGTTATTAAACTGTGGTCCTCCACCAAAACTTGGTTGATTATTTTGAAAGGGTGTTGGATGTCTGCCTTTGTTGTATTCTATATTCTGTATGTAACGATTGTCAACGACAGATCTACTGGGGTTCTGTCCAGTCTGTCCCTGGCTAACACTATTATTACACATAATATTCTCTGTATTTCTATTGATCATTGTCTGATTGTTATCGTAAGATGTTGGAGCAGGTCCTTGTGAAAAATTACTATTCTGATAGGGAATATAAGAACCAGAATTTTGATCATTTTGAACACCGTAATTAGAGTTATTTCTTGGTGTAGGTGCTTGCCAGCTTGTATTGTCAGAATCTGAAGTTCTGGTTGGAGCCTGCCAACTAGTATTGTTAGGATTTGAAGACTTTGGTGCCTGCCAATTTGTATTGTTAGGATTTGAAGGCCTTCCTGGTGCCTGCCAATTTGTATTATTAGGATTTGAAGACCATTCAGGTGCTTGCCACATATTATTATCAGAACTTGAAGGCCCTGATGGTGCCTGCCAATTTGAATTGTCCGAACCTGAAGGTCTTGAAGGTGCTTGCCAATTTGTATTTGCAGAACTTGAAAATCTTGAAGGTTCCTGCCAACTTGTATTGTCAGAACCTGACGACCTTGAAGGTGCTTGCCAGTTTGTATTGTCAGAAGACCTTGAAGGTGCTTGCCAGTTTGTATTGTCAGAAGACCTTGAAGGTGCTTGCCAGTTTGAATCACCTGAATCACTACAACCCGCAGGTGCTTGCCAATTACCACCAGGTTGATGATTTGTGACAGGTTGTTGCCATTTATCACTTGTCTGCTGGTTTGAAACTGATTGTTGCCAATTATCAGTAGATTGATTATTGGTGGCAAGCTGTTGCCAATTACTATTATCTGTTTGAAAAGGTGCATTATTTTGTTTAGTATGATTGTGTCCTTGCCATGCTTGCTCAGATGCATTACTATTAGAGTTCTGCTTGAAAGTAATATTACTCTTTGAGGCTCCAAATGGTTGGCAGTTACTGGTCTTTTGAAGAGCATTTGTATTACTCCATTGGTTAGATCCAAAACTGAAGTTTGGCGGAGGTTTACTAAGATCTTGATTAAACATCATCTGCCCCGAATTGTTTCCCTGTGGTGGCTGGAAATCATAGGCATTATTACGAGGAGGCTGATTAAAAGGTCCAGAGTTTCCACTGAAAGTTTGTCCTCCTTGATTGACATTACTTGGCCCATTACTGGCATTGAATCGAGGCCTGTTTCCTTGATGTTGTGGTTGATGAGGAAACCTTGGGTTGTTATGGTTTGGAGGACCTCTTGGTTGAAATTTATTATGCTGTCCACCAAATGGAGCAAACTTTCTTGGACCTTGATGTCTTTGAGCACCAGGATTGAAATTACCTAAAATTTGAAAGAAGACGCATTtagtttttctatttctatataCAGGTATATAAGCTTTATCTATATTTTGCTTTCTGTAAAGTTTTGACGAAATAGATTGATTAtcttcttaaaaaaacaacataaacaatacatcaaaattttgattcattttaCCAAAGAGGACTCTATGGATTCAATTCATTTACTTTTGTggtaaaaatgtatttactgCTGAAGACAATTGtacaatgaataataattaagaaatacatcatgggggcttgaatatatcatGATTATACCACAGGTTATCACTTCATGgtaaatattttaccctgagcgatagcgaggggtaaaatatcagcataaagggacaaccagTGGTAGAAtcacaatattttcattttaatttgtgtTGAACACAATACACATacttttcatactttttataaTAGAAGTTATTTCACTCAAAATGTGTTAAAACGGCAAAATATCACTTTTAAATCATGCTTTGAGTGGGGAAAAGCCAAGTTTGTCTGGCATAGATCCTGTCCTTAATTGACAAATGaaagtaatttgtttaaaaagtgtgtaataTCGGAATCAAATCGGTTACTGGCAAATGAACTATTGCAAAAAGGCAGTTTATTACATAATccttaaacaaacaaaattcagctgttgtcttttgttgctgtataacatatttgtttttcgatcaTTACTTTATACGtaagttttctagtttgaattgttttacatttgtcgtTGCGAGGCTTTTCATAGCTGATTATACTGTATAGGTTTTTCTGATTGTTGAAGagtgtacattgacctatagtggttgacttctatgtcatttggtatcTGGTTGAGAGTTGTCCCGAAGACTTTAAACAGATTTGACCTCATTCTCGTGTCTGATTATTTAGAAACTGGTTGAACTGCACCACACATTGTGGTATCAATCAGGGATATCAGTGTATCAAACCAGTATTATTGTTTATGCAAAAAATGGATGAAAATTAATTTCTGCTAACTATAACAATATATAAGAAAGAGAGGAGGTATGAAGAAAGCTGCTAAAATCTGTAGATTAGTATGATGCTGACTATTTATCATGGATTATCTCCCCCTATAATACAAGCAGAcacatttgtataaacatttacCAATCTGCCCTGAATTAATACTTACTGTTTACATGGATTACCTCCCCTTACAAAACTACAAGACACATGCAttgtatttaagaattgaatgcttctttttgtaacttcattggggtgtaaaagtgttgacctaagtacattttgtatgaagcgcagaagcgcttcattctaaaaatgtgtgcagtcaacacttttacaaccctatgaagttacaaaaagaagcattcaatacattgtttagctaggatcatgaaaacacgaattttataaattttttatttaattcacctgtgcactttattgtgggacctcgtgttatcatgaatgataagttttattgtgtaatgcaattgcttaaggaataacatgtgatgtgcagttagccaatcagaataacgtattataattaaacatacatctaatgtaattattaacattttatGCATATCTGCCCTAGGTAAATACTTACTGTTTCCAGTTTGCTGTGGTTCATTGGTAACTTCATTTGACCTAGAGATAGAAATACATTTACTcatttaacataacaaaacaaaaacatgccTGATAAGAACAACATATGCATTTAAATCTCTGACACTTTTTGATATCAATGAATTGACAAAACTgtgaaaatcatttatatacGAGTGATTTATAGTTGACAGTCAAACAGCTAATTAAGAATGTGCAAAAGATTAAAAAGTGAGACAAAAGTGAAATAAGAGGGAAAGAGAAATTATGTAGATTGAAACAATAACTGTACAGCAGCTTTTTTTCCAACAATATAAATTTACGTTTTGGGCATTAACAAATAGTGTctcaattataaaaagaaatcacaATCAGAACCActgtttatatatgatatataatctGTGAATTTGCTGTGgttataatgaatattttaatgtgTTCACTTTCTGGAATAATTAGATTCTGTCATACCAAAGAGACCTGTGTATTTCTGTTCTATGTATGGCAAGATTAATGTTTAAATCAGAAGCCTTGGTATCAAAAGGTCATCAATAACCTCCAAAATTTATCATGGAAAAGTTAATCTACTATACTTAAGATACATTTTTGACTTTACTGTACTTACTGTCTAAACTTTTTCTTCCTGCTATTTTTAGCACCAGGAAGTTGATCAACATCAGCATTTTCTTGTTGCTTTTTATTTCTATGCTTGGCTTTAGCTCGTTTTTCTTCCTCATCATCTGAGAACTCTACAAACTGAAATATAAGAAGTTCATTAAATCAGGATGATcattttttgtaagattttttttttaaattttcatgtgTCTTTTATAGGTTACTTTATTGTGCTCatagctcattgttgaaggccttataGTGCCCTGTTTACACCCTTTGGTTTGTTGTGGGTTGTCTCATTAgaaatcaaaccacatctcctAAGACTCCtttaaaatccttttttaaaggtgtaataccaccaaatcatggtacctCACATCCGGTTGTAAATAGGTCGACAAAAATAttccttgaatttgacagttgtaggtaattaatcctacattttattgcagtaaaacatttctgggtcataaacatatatcttgGGTATTCCaaagcaccattatttttttgttttgtgtttctataggatattttggaaagttgaggttacatggttactAAATCTTGTACACAGGTTAAATAAGGgaagaaatttgattggttaacttccaatgatggttattttctaatatgcaatgaaatattatgtgaattttttctatagtactggacaggataaaactttactcatgccaagtatttctttatttgaaacaaagataaattcgcaacatttttttttaaaagtgcaaatttaacaaagactaataggggaaaatcaatggttgTATTGCACCTTATAAACTTACAGAAGGTTTGAAGATGCCAAAGAGGAAACAAACAGAATTAATCAACAAAAGACATAGAAAAAGTAAGTGCATCCACTTCCTTTAGctatataatatcaaaacttAGGACACattaaacaagaggctgtcacaacgacagcaaaccggatttattaacatttatttgtgtcttgGCAATATCACAAAGTCAAAATCgacattattgaacttgacctccattttgtcatcagtcacaacatcttaaaatttgaaaagctttggttgaacagttcatgagtaaatgcacggacacgactggaaacatcatttttcaatctttcaagaaccataactcctgaacggtaaaagtcaaaatcgtcattcttgaacttgacctccattttatcatcagtaacaacataataaaatttgggaagctttggttaaacagttcatgcataaatgcacggacacaactggaaatgccatttttcaatctttcaagaaccataactcctgaacggtaaaagtcaaaatcctTATtcttgaacttgaccttcattttgttgtcagaaacaacatatctaaattttaaaagctttagatgaacggttcatgagtaaatgcatgGACAACATTTGGTTGCCGCCCGCCCtgcgtacatccccaaatcaataaccgacatttttgtcacaaaaatccggttaaaaatggagaatgtgtcaatgGGACATAAATGAATCAGGGGCATAAACATATTTCTGAAAGATACAATTTTCTAGGAGTGTATTTTTATATGTGTAGTATATTACATCCTGGTACATGTATTACCTTAGCGGGTGGTTCATTGTTGTCTTCCCAAGATGCATCTGAACCTTTTattctgaaaacaaaaatattgcgTTGTATTATTCTGATTATTTGTATAGGGCATATGGGATTTAAACATAAtgaaacaagtgaaactgtgaaCTACTGCTCAATGATGATACCCCAgcaaaatatttccataaacaGGAAGTTCTTGAGCACTGAATCTGAAAAGGCATCACAcagtattgtagttcctgagaaaaatgtgacaaaaaatttcaacttggctatcatgtgtaaaatgataaaagtgttctgtaaacaggaagttgttgagtgatgaatctaaTAGCgcatcacatggtatagctgacttatatacacttaaaaccaaatttcagaaatccttgtattgtagttcccaagaaaaatgtgacgaaaatattcatgggacggacagactgatggACGGattgacagacagaggtaaaacagtatacccccactTTTTTAATAATCAGAAACTATCAAGTATCTCAGGAAAGATGTCTTGACAATCATAACATGTGATATATGCATGAAGAAAGATGCCAGGCAATAAACAGATACTGGAAAATGAATTTATG
The genomic region above belongs to Mytilus trossulus isolate FHL-02 chromosome 7, PNRI_Mtr1.1.1.hap1, whole genome shotgun sequence and contains:
- the LOC134726034 gene encoding H/ACA ribonucleoprotein complex non-core subunit NAF1-like isoform X1, yielding MDKAVDDCIAVDCDEIEGSSVKVANEDGGDIINVDRGQVLISDEEGESHDVQREQNKTEKLQKIRENLNKLKEVIAKGNDSDDSAVVLDSPSKLLVVDSEVTSMEINKQSNVLIDDSVNKTNDSSMQKNCQINTSCISSEKNECKEDNEQVLESPDGETKSSEPVSTEISSKQSDAMTIVTVKVEPIDDDCIITSQIDPGQYRIKVEPESDVENNISSDSTSSSSSSESEDEAEQAKKPQSRSRHSSTSSLTDKQIKLCKEEIRTKGELFPEDLPPLEDLAITVDESVQLIHIGDVTSVIGVLVVVQSNDNMPPLNEDTILFLEGRAACGKIFEVFGPVALPWYSVRFNSLEDITNKEVSIGTKMYCAPKVDQYTNYVFVEHLKQIKGSDASWEDNNEPPAKFVEFSDDEEEKRAKAKHRNKKQQENADVDQLPGAKNSRKKKFRQSNEVTNEPQQTGNSNFNPGAQRHQGPRKFAPFGGQHNKFQPRGPPNHNNPRFPHQPQHQGNRPRFNASNGPSNVNQGGQTFSGNSGPFNQPPRNNAYDFQPPQGNNSGQMMFNQDLSKPPPNFSFGSNQWSNTNALQKTSNCQPFGASKSNITFKQNSNSNASEQAWQGHNHTKQNNAPFQTDNSNWQQLATNNQSTDNWQQSVSNQQTSDKWQQPVTNHQPGGNWQAPAGCSDSGDSNWQAPSRSSDNTNWQAPSRSSDNTNWQAPSRSSGSDNTSWQEPSRFSSSANTNWQAPSRPSGSDNSNWQAPSGPSSSDNNMWQAPEWSSNPNNTNWQAPGRPSNPNNTNWQAPKSSNPNNTSWQAPTRTSDSDNTSWQAPTPRNNSNYGVQNDQNSGSYIPYQNSNFSQGPAPTSYDNNQTMINRNTENIMCNNSVSQGQTGQNPSRSVVDNRYIQNIEYNKGRHPTPFQNNQPSFGGGPQFNNQPY
- the LOC134726034 gene encoding H/ACA ribonucleoprotein complex non-core subunit NAF1-like isoform X2 produces the protein MDKAVDDCIAVDCDEIEGSSVKVANEDGGDIINVDRGQVLISDEEGESHDVQREQNKTEKLQKIRENLNKLKEVIAKGNDSDDSAVVLDSPSKLLVVDSEVTSMEINKQSNVLIDDSVNKTNDSSMQKNCQINTSCISSEKNECKEDNEQVLESPDGETKSSEPVSTEISSKQSDAMTIVTVKVEPIDDDCIITSQIDPGQYRIKVEPESDVENNISSDSTSSSSSSESEDEAEQAKKPQRSRHSSTSSLTDKQIKLCKEEIRTKGELFPEDLPPLEDLAITVDESVQLIHIGDVTSVIGVLVVVQSNDNMPPLNEDTILFLEGRAACGKIFEVFGPVALPWYSVRFNSLEDITNKEVSIGTKMYCAPKVDQYTNYVFVEHLKQIKGSDASWEDNNEPPAKFVEFSDDEEEKRAKAKHRNKKQQENADVDQLPGAKNSRKKKFRQSNEVTNEPQQTGNSNFNPGAQRHQGPRKFAPFGGQHNKFQPRGPPNHNNPRFPHQPQHQGNRPRFNASNGPSNVNQGGQTFSGNSGPFNQPPRNNAYDFQPPQGNNSGQMMFNQDLSKPPPNFSFGSNQWSNTNALQKTSNCQPFGASKSNITFKQNSNSNASEQAWQGHNHTKQNNAPFQTDNSNWQQLATNNQSTDNWQQSVSNQQTSDKWQQPVTNHQPGGNWQAPAGCSDSGDSNWQAPSRSSDNTNWQAPSRSSDNTNWQAPSRSSGSDNTSWQEPSRFSSSANTNWQAPSRPSGSDNSNWQAPSGPSSSDNNMWQAPEWSSNPNNTNWQAPGRPSNPNNTNWQAPKSSNPNNTSWQAPTRTSDSDNTSWQAPTPRNNSNYGVQNDQNSGSYIPYQNSNFSQGPAPTSYDNNQTMINRNTENIMCNNSVSQGQTGQNPSRSVVDNRYIQNIEYNKGRHPTPFQNNQPSFGGGPQFNNQPY